In Halobaculum rubrum, the following are encoded in one genomic region:
- a CDS encoding carbon starvation CstA family protein codes for MVAVMWLVLAVLVLFSAGYLGYSRYLARFVELDGDRETPAHKYEDGQEYVPSKKPVLLGHHYSSIAGGAPIVGPITAGVVWGWVPALLWIAIGNPLMGSVHDFVSLSSSLRHEGKSIGYIIGEYVGDRGKNMLLWFAFLTIILVVAVFALVVALVFDAFPSAATASFLYIALALVFGVYLYQLDGPFIPGTVGFVAGVFASVWVGIQYPIALTAGAFVGEGETVATATNAAGNSFIVLFGEGLGFLPTVINANISAWIPVVLVYAFIASVLPVWMLLQPRDYLSSFLLYSGVGGALLAIIVGTVLGTANQALVIDSSIPAFRGFMGGSYGLPLFPLLFVTIACGTISGFHSLVSSGTTAKQLDKETDARAIGYGGMLGEGLLATVALATVSIAGITVSGGGIGQALPNFATGGGIILTSFGIPAAYGAPFMALVLVSFLLTSTDTAVRLGRYMMDEIVGTPETSVEETASNRYVSASIQVFGGYVLVASGTWSSLWPLFGGANQLLAALALLTATVWLANWDESKQLISTGVPMAIMTGVTVTALLYLALYQNFYQKFVQGNWGLAEGETLTFAMQASVAVQIVIALVLVYLALALAKMGYENIQEARETPDGAVATDGGRESHGDS; via the coding sequence ATGGTGGCTGTAATGTGGCTGGTGCTCGCGGTACTCGTGCTGTTCAGCGCGGGGTACCTCGGCTACTCCCGATACCTGGCGAGGTTCGTGGAGCTGGACGGGGACCGCGAGACGCCGGCGCACAAATACGAGGACGGACAGGAGTACGTGCCGTCGAAGAAACCCGTACTCCTCGGGCATCACTATTCGAGCATCGCGGGCGGGGCGCCCATCGTCGGCCCCATCACGGCCGGCGTGGTGTGGGGCTGGGTGCCGGCGCTGCTGTGGATCGCCATCGGCAACCCGCTGATGGGGTCGGTCCACGACTTCGTCTCGCTGTCGTCGTCGCTTCGCCACGAGGGGAAGTCGATCGGCTACATCATCGGCGAGTACGTCGGCGACCGCGGCAAGAACATGCTGCTGTGGTTCGCGTTCCTCACGATCATCCTGGTGGTGGCGGTGTTCGCGCTCGTCGTCGCGCTGGTGTTCGACGCGTTCCCGAGCGCGGCGACCGCGTCGTTCCTGTACATCGCGCTCGCGCTGGTGTTCGGGGTCTACCTGTACCAGCTCGACGGACCGTTCATCCCGGGGACCGTCGGCTTCGTCGCCGGCGTGTTCGCCAGCGTCTGGGTCGGTATCCAGTACCCGATCGCGCTGACCGCGGGCGCGTTCGTCGGCGAGGGGGAGACCGTCGCGACCGCGACGAACGCCGCGGGCAACAGCTTCATCGTCCTGTTCGGCGAGGGGCTCGGCTTCCTGCCGACGGTCATCAACGCGAACATCTCGGCGTGGATCCCGGTAGTGCTGGTGTACGCGTTCATCGCGTCCGTGCTCCCCGTCTGGATGCTGCTCCAGCCGCGCGACTACCTGTCGTCGTTCCTGCTGTACTCGGGGGTCGGCGGCGCGCTGCTGGCGATCATCGTCGGGACCGTGCTCGGCACGGCGAACCAGGCGCTCGTCATCGACTCGAGCATCCCGGCGTTCCGCGGGTTCATGGGCGGCTCCTACGGCCTCCCGCTGTTCCCGCTGCTGTTCGTGACGATCGCCTGCGGCACCATCTCCGGGTTCCACTCGCTGGTGTCGTCGGGGACGACCGCGAAACAGCTCGACAAGGAAACCGACGCGCGTGCCATCGGCTACGGCGGCATGCTCGGCGAGGGGCTGCTCGCGACGGTCGCGCTCGCGACGGTGTCGATCGCCGGCATCACCGTCAGCGGCGGCGGCATCGGGCAGGCGCTCCCGAACTTCGCCACCGGCGGCGGCATCATCCTCACGTCGTTCGGCATCCCGGCGGCGTACGGCGCCCCGTTCATGGCGCTCGTGCTGGTGAGCTTCCTGCTCACGTCGACGGACACCGCCGTCCGGCTGGGTCGGTACATGATGGACGAGATCGTCGGCACGCCGGAGACGAGCGTCGAGGAGACCGCCTCGAACCGCTACGTCTCCGCGAGCATCCAGGTGTTCGGCGGCTACGTGCTCGTCGCCTCGGGGACGTGGTCGAGCCTCTGGCCGCTGTTCGGCGGCGCCAACCAGCTGCTCGCGGCGCTGGCGCTGCTCACCGCGACGGTGTGGCTCGCCAACTGGGACGAATCCAAGCAGCTCATCTCGACGGGCGTCCCGATGGCGATCATGACCGGGGTGACGGTGACCGCGCTGCTGTATCTGGCGCTGTACCAGAACTTCTACCAGAAGTTCGTCCAGGGCAACTGGGGGCTCGCGGAGGGCGAGACCCTCACGTTCGCCATGCAGGCGTCCGTCGCCGTCCAGATCGTCATCGCGCTGGTGTTGGTGTACCTCGCGCTCGCGCTCGCGAAGATGGGGTACGAGAACATCCAGGAGGCGCGCGAGACGCCCGACGGCGCGGTCGCCACGGACGGCGGCCGGGAGTCCCACGGCGACTCCTGA